TAAGCATTCAGATGAGTATCTCTATCTTTTCTGTGAGAGGGGAAATCAGGTAGTTCTTAAAGCAGAATCTCTTGAAGAACTTGAGGGACTGGTCAGTGAAAAGCAGTATCCTTGGGGTTTTAAAGACTGGAATAATAATGTTTCATCTCCTAAAAAAGAAACATTACCTTCACCTGAGGTAAAAACAGAATTTCTAAAGGCAAGTGCATTAAAGGAAGCAGAAATCATTCCAACTTCCTCAATCAAAAAACAAAAGGATAATACTGAAGAAAGCTACACTCCTGACTATGAGGTCTCACGAGTAGTCGAATAATCCCATTGACAGCCGTTTAACTGAAAGTTTTTTTTCACTTCCATTTGCCTCGTTGTTTTTCTTTCAGTTAAACGGTAATAATCTATTAATAGAATATAATTCAATATATTATCAATGACTTTTCTTAATGTTCCTGATAATCATATTCTCGAAAAAACAGAGGGCAAAATCACTTATGATTTTGATTTGACTATTTTTACACATGATGATAATGTAAGATTCAGCAATGGCGATATCTCCACTTCATGGATGAGTTCTGATGACGGATTCATTTCAAGAATTCAGTTTGAAAAGCTGAATCCCGACTTTAGAAAAGAGCATTTGACAAAAGAGATAGAATTTAAAAATATTCTGGATGAGGCTAAACGCTTTTTGGAAAATGGCAAGTATGCAAAAGCCATTGAAAAGTTTGATGATGTAATCTACTATGATTTAAATTATTGTGAAGCTATTTTTTACAAATCAAAGGCATTATTTGGACAAAAACACTTTGTAAAGTCTTTACGCCATTATAAAAGAGCTGTTAAGTGTAATCCTGCATTAAAAGACATGGAATATTATAAGATGCTTTTAAAAAAATCCTCTGAAGAGAGGGACAATTTCCCAAAAATAAAGCAGAATATATATGCCGGAGATGAATATTTTGCAAAGCAAGACTATGTTAAGGCTCTGGACTGCTATTCAAGGGCATTGAAAAATCCCTCCAAATTCAAGGACAAAATACTCTATAAACTCTTGAATAAAAAGGCAACTGCTCTTTTGAAGTTGAACCACTTTCATGATTCCGGGAAATGCTTTTTAAAATCAATAGATGTTTTTGAAAATGATTATGCTTATTTCGGACTTGCTGTTTCACTGCAAAAAACAAAGGGTCCTAATCAAAAAATTAAAGAGGCTCTGGATAATGCCATTAAAATCAATCAAAAGCAATTGCTTAAAAAGGCCATGATTTTAAAGGATATCGGTGAGCTTGAAGATTCTCTTAAATGTATCGATGAGTTTTTAGCCATCCACTATTGTGTAGATGATGATTATCAAAAAGCCTTGAACTTGAAATTATCTGTTTTAAATAATCCGCTCAGAGATAATTGTGAAATTAAAAATTAAAATAATGAAAGCCAGAGTAGATATTTAAAGCTTTTTTTAGTTATTTGACGGTCATGGCATTACGGGATATTAATTTAAATCCAATCTCAGATATTAGATTTTTTTTAAAACGTCTATTGTCCGTATTTTTCAATGATGCATTTGATTTCGGAATTTTTGCTTTGTGTTTTTATGTCCCGTCGTAGGTATGTGAATAATAGCTATTTTTCAACTATCACTTGTTAAGAAATTTAATTTTGTAATTTTCAATTTTTTGTGTTTTTCCTTCAAAATTCAGTATTTATTTATATGTCCGACAATATATATCTAACCATATTTTCAAAGTTTTTATAAAAAACTGATGTTTTTAACAACAATATTTTGCACACAATAAAACATATATCAAATTAATGGAGGATTTTATAAAATGAATTTTAAAAAGACTTTACTGGTCTTTTGCCTAATTACTTGTGTATTATTTTCAGTTTCCAGTGTAGTTGCTGGGGATGTAAATGATGAAGTAATAGCCAGTGAAAGTCAAGATTCTGCTGTTGTCAGTCAGGCAACTCTTGAAATAGACAATGATAATCAAAAAATTGAAAATAATTTAATTTCATCTTCTAACGAAGACATTTTAAGCGAAAAAGATAATGGAACCTTCACTGCGTTGCAGGACAAAATCAGCAATGCGACTGAAGGCGCTACAATAGCATTGGAAAATGATTATGTAAACGATGGAGTTCTCGCAGATGGAATTCAAATTTCCAAAGCTGTTACTATTAATGGGAACGGATATACAATTGATGCACAACATAAATCAAGAATATTTAATATCGCTGCAAATAACGTTATTTTAAATAACCTTACATTTATCAATGGTAATGCTACTTCAGGTGGAGCAATCTGCAACTCAGGTAATTTAACAGTTACAAACTGTATATTCACACAAAACAGTGCAGAGTTGGGTGGTGCAATTTTCAGTAAGGGTAATGATGTGACTATAAGGGACAGCATTTTTAAAAATAATGCTGCAAATTATGGTGGTGCAAACTACTTTGATGGTACATTAAAAAATTTAATCCTAACTGGAGAGTTTACAAATAATGTTGCACAGGTATCCGGTGGTGCAAACTACTTTAAGGGTTCTGCTTCCAATGTTTTAATTGATGGAAACTTCAGCGATAATGTTGTAGTAAATGGTTCTGGCAGTGCAAACTACTTCTTCAAAGCAGTATCTGATGTTACCTTAATTGGAAATTTCAACCGTAATGTGGCTAATTCCAATTGTAATGGTAGTGATAAAACAGGTAGTGGAGGTGCAAACTGCTTTAATAAAACAGTAAATAATGTTGTTATATGGGGAAATTTCACAAATAATACAGGATACCGTGGAGGTGCAAATTTATTCTATGGTGCAGCATCTAATGTTTCCATTATGGGAAACTACAATAACAACACAGGTCTTTTATTTGGTGGTGCAAACTACTTTATGAATACATTATCTGATTCAAGTATTGTTGGAGATTATTCTAATAACAAAGCAACCAATTGGGGTGGTGCAAACTACTTTAATAAATTTGTAAGTAACGTTGTAATATCTGGAGACTATATTGAAAATTCTGCTGCTGGAGGTTCTGCCCTTTTCTTTGATAGAAAAATGGAAAATGTTACTATTTCCGGAAACCAAATCGATAACAAAGGAAAAAATGCAATTTATATGTCTTATAGGATTGATTCTACATTAACAGTCGATGACATGGAATTTGTTTATAACAAAGTAGGATCTACTGAAGTTTCATTCAAAGACGCCACAGGCATTACTGCAAGTGTAATTGACCAATCTGACGCAGTTGTTAAAGTTAATAATAATACAATATCTGTATCCGGTTTGGCTGCAGGCACATACATATTATCAGTTAAAACAGTAACTGATGAAGAACACGATTCAGTAACAGAAGAAGCTAAAATAACAGTCAAAAAAGCAACTCCTAAATTGACTGCTAAAGCAAAAACATTCAAAAAATCTCTAAAAACCAAAAAATACAGTGTAACCTTAAAGACCAATCTCAACAAGGCTTTAAAAAATGTAAAACTTACCATTAAAGTTAACAAGAAAACATACACTGCAAAAACTAACAAAAATGGTGTTGCAACCTTTAAAATTACTAAATTAACTAAAAAAGGTACTTTTAAAGCAACAATCACCTACAAAGGCGATGCTAATTACAATAAAGTAACTAAAAATATTAACATTAAATGTAAGTAGATGTGAATAACATCTACTAATATTATTTTTTTTATATTAAGGTTCATATGTTTAAATTTTTATTTTAAGTTTTTTTTAGTTCCTTGACGGATATTCCGGTATTGAGGGATATTAATTCTAAGTCTAATTCTTCAGATATTAGATTTTTGGCAACATCGAGTTTAGCATTTTCAAATCCCTCTGCTTTTTTGTCAAAATAGATGGCGTCAAATCCTTGTCCGTATTTTTTAATTATGCATTTGACTTCCAAATTTTGGGTTTGTGAACTTTTATTATTGATATGTTCACATTAATTTTAGAAATGAAGTAAATTATTTAAATAAGATTGTTTAAAATTTGTAGTATGGAAAATATTGATTGGTTTAAATTTGAAGATAAGGATTTGGACTTTCCGTTTTACAAGAAAAATCCTTACATTCCGAAATGGGGTTGGTTTGTCTTATTCATTGCCCTAATTATGGGTGTGTTATTGGCTTCCGACTCAATTATAGTATCAATAATAGGCTGTCTGGTACTGGTAGTGCCTGTATTGTATTTTTTAAACTGGGACTATCATGCAATTTTTCAAAAACCAAAGGCTAAGGATATTGCTCTTGCGGTAGCTCTTTTTATAGGCTACATGATATATTCAATAGCAATGGGTATTATTTTGGAGCATTTTGGTATAACCAGTCCGGGTACGGTTGAACAGAGCTCTGTAAATATATTCTCTATATTCTCGCTAGTATTTTCACTGATGGGTGAAGAATTCATGAAATTCATTCCGTTCATATTCTTCTTAAGGGTATTCTATAAATACTCTAACAACCGTAAACTCTCAGTAATATTATCAATTATTATTGTCATGATATTTTTCGCTTCTTTGCATGCGTATAATTTCACAATGTTTTTATTTGCATTGTGTATACAGGGTTTCGGTTCAATTTTTGAATATATCGGTTATGTCAAGACAAAAAACATGTGGATTTCATACCTCACACATCTGCTTACAGATCTTTTTGTCTTCTCAACTATGCTTCTGAATTTTTAATGAAAATTGATTTTGAAATGATTGCTGCATTTTCAGGCAATTATTTCCAGCCTTATTTTTTTTTAATTTCTTAATTCAGCTGATTTTTTTTATCAGAATTAGAGTTGTAGTTAAAATTATTTTGATAAAGTCCATGTCATTTCATTTAAAAACAGTTATAAAAAAAGCAGTATTTTATTTTAAGTCTAAAAATAGTTTTTTTAACTGTCTGTCTGGTATTTTTTGCAAAATCCGAAACAGACAGCATTTCTGAGTTAATTTTTACTCGCAGTTTTTCACCTCCAAAACTGTGTTTTGTGAATAAGTTTTTTTGTGTGTTATTGTTTATGGGAAGATTGCTATGATTGCATTCATTATCATTTTTTTCACCTCTGTTATTTTTAATTCGTAGTCTTATGCCTTTTTGCTTAATGAGTAAGATCTCGGGTCCAGTAGTCAATCATATTATCACCTTAATTATTTTTGAAATTGGAAGTTTTCTACATTAAATGTCAGTAGAACTCTTCACACCTACTTATTAGTTTAATCAATGCTATATAAATAGTTTTTCGAATGTAAGTGCTCACTTACATATTTAAATCAGTAAAATAAGACTAATCGGGCTTTTTTACCCTATGCTGATTGCAGTAATGATTTACATTAACCTCACTGTTAATGTAAAATCCGCTTAATATTTTCAATGCTTTTTCTTTTAAGTTGTATTTTAATTTCATGCTTTTCTTTTTTTCATTCAAAACAATTAAAAACATATAAAGAGGGTAAAACAGATATATATCTACCAAGTGCACAAGTGTCATGTTGCACATTCTTCTGACTTAATAGGTGAAAATATGGATAAGGTTGACAACTCTTCTCTTGAAGAGCTAATGAAAAAGGAATTGACTGTGGAAATGCAAAACGAGTTTTTTGAAATATTAAAAGAATCTCAGCTTTTTATGCCTGTCAGCTACAGCAAAAACATCTTTGAAGGCATTGAAAATGCTGAGGCGGGTGACGTTATAGAACCTGAAGGACAGGTCGGATTCAATATAACATATATAACTGACAGTGACGGAAACAATGCAGTGCCGCTTTTTACCAGTTCAGAAATTTTGGATTCTGTTGTTGAAAGCTCTTCAATGGCTATATACATGAGCGATTTGGCTGATTTATTAAAACAGACTGACAAATATTCAATAATTGCAATCAATCCTTTTACGGATTTTGACATTAACATGCCTGTTGAAGCCTTTTTAAGTCTCTTTGAAGATCCTTTAGA
The sequence above is a segment of the uncultured Methanobrevibacter sp. genome. Coding sequences within it:
- a CDS encoding type II CAAX prenyl endopeptidase Rce1 family protein; the encoded protein is MENIDWFKFEDKDLDFPFYKKNPYIPKWGWFVLFIALIMGVLLASDSIIVSIIGCLVLVVPVLYFLNWDYHAIFQKPKAKDIALAVALFIGYMIYSIAMGIILEHFGITSPGTVEQSSVNIFSIFSLVFSLMGEEFMKFIPFIFFLRVFYKYSNNRKLSVILSIIIVMIFFASLHAYNFTMFLFALCIQGFGSIFEYIGYVKTKNMWISYLTHLLTDLFVFSTMLLNF
- a CDS encoding SseB family protein; the encoded protein is MDKVDNSSLEELMKKELTVEMQNEFFEILKESQLFMPVSYSKNIFEGIENAEAGDVIEPEGQVGFNITYITDSDGNNAVPLFTSSEILDSVVESSSMAIYMSDLADLLKQTDKYSIIAINPFTDFDINMPVEAFLSLFEDPLEKQKKSLNKILAILKEHSVELEENTTLFIRADENFMIENAVDKVFTAKVPFYVSSSPKYGEDMKYTNILLMPKSKKILPLDPDRQLDILIAPGTEFELQDTMDGTQNLWMCGAQPFYEK
- a CDS encoding tetratricopeptide repeat protein, with protein sequence MTFLNVPDNHILEKTEGKITYDFDLTIFTHDDNVRFSNGDISTSWMSSDDGFISRIQFEKLNPDFRKEHLTKEIEFKNILDEAKRFLENGKYAKAIEKFDDVIYYDLNYCEAIFYKSKALFGQKHFVKSLRHYKRAVKCNPALKDMEYYKMLLKKSSEERDNFPKIKQNIYAGDEYFAKQDYVKALDCYSRALKNPSKFKDKILYKLLNKKATALLKLNHFHDSGKCFLKSIDVFENDYAYFGLAVSLQKTKGPNQKIKEALDNAIKINQKQLLKKAMILKDIGELEDSLKCIDEFLAIHYCVDDDYQKALNLKLSVLNNPLRDNCEIKN